A stretch of Canis lupus baileyi chromosome 2, mCanLup2.hap1, whole genome shotgun sequence DNA encodes these proteins:
- the NAT8L gene encoding N-acetylaspartate synthetase, translated as MHCGPPDMVCETKIVAAEDHEALPGAKKDALLAAAGAMWPPLPAAPGPAAAPPAPPPAPGPQPRGSAGGAGPPGGRGVYIREFRAAEQEAARRIFYDGIMERIPNTAFRGLRQHPRTQLLYALLAVLCFALTRSLLLTCLVPAGLLGLRYYYSRKVVLAYLDCALHTDMADIEQYYMKPPGSCFWVAVLDGNVVGIVAARAHEADNTVELLRMSVDSRFRGKGIAKALGRKVLEFALVHNYSAVVLGTTAVKVAAHKLYESLGFRHMGSSDHYVLPGMTLSLAERLFFQVRYHRYRLQLREE; from the exons ATGCATTGTGGGCCTCCCGACATGGTCTGCGAGACGAAGATCGTGGCCGCCGAGGACCATGAGGCGCTGCCGGGGGCCAAGAAGGACGCGCTGCTCGCCGCCGCCGGCGCCATGTGGCCCCCGCTGCCAGCCGCGCCCGGGccggccgccgcgccccccgcgcccccgcccgcgccgggtccccagccccgcggcagcgcggggggcgcgggcccgCCGGGGGGGCGCGGCGTGTACATCCGCGAGTTCCGCGCGGCCGAGCAGGAGGCGGCGCGCCGCATCTTCTACGACGGCATCATGGAGCGCATCCCCAACACGGCCTTCCGAGGCCTGCGGCAGCACCCGCGCACGCAGCTGCTCTACGCCCTGCTGGCCG TGCTCTGTTTTGCCCTGACCCGCTCGCTGCTGCTGACGTGCCTGGTGCCAGCAGGGCTGCTGGGCCTGCGCTATTACTACAGCCGGAAGGTGGTCCTGGCCTACCTGGACTGCGCTCTGCACACGGACATGGCTGACATCGAGCAGTACTACATGAAGCCGCCGG GCTCCTGCTTCTGGGTGGCCGTGCTGGATGGCAACGTGGTGGGCATCGTGGCGGCGCGGGCCCACGAGGCAGACAACACAGTGGAGCTGCTGCGCATGTCCGTGGACTCGCGTTTCCGTGGCAAGGGCATCGCCAAGGCACTGGGCCGCAAGGTGCTGGAGTTCGCTCTGGTGCACAACTACTCTGCGGTGGTGTTGGGCACGACGGCCGTCAAGGTGGCCGCACACAAGCTCTACGAGTCGCTGGGCTTCAGACACATGGGCTCAAGTGACCACTACGTGCTGCCTGGCATGACCCTGTCGTTGGCTGAGCGCCTCTTCTTCCAGGTCCGCTACCACCGCTACCGCCTGCAGCTGCGCGAGGAGTGA
- the NICOL1 gene encoding NELL2-interacting cell ontogeny regulator 1, with translation MRGARPTQHVLRSRGRCCRGVPEPRAPRLLRSAMAPPPPCRLPRSLPPWLLLLLSVALLGVQARAEPAAGSAVPAQSRPCVDCHAFEFMQRALQDLRKTAYSLDSRTETLLLQAERRALCACWPSGR, from the exons ATGCGCGGTGCGCGCCCGACGCAGCACGTCCTCCGGAGTCGCGGGCGCTGCTGTCGCGGGGTCCCTGAACCGCG GGCGCCCCGGCTCCTGCGCTCGGCCATGGCCCCCCCGCCTCCCTGCAGGCTCCCGAGGTCGCTGCCGccgtggctgctgctgctgctgagcgTGGCCTTGCTGGGTGTCCAGGCCCGTGCCGAGCCCGCCGCCGGGAGCGCCGTCCCCGCGCAGA GCCGCCCGTGCGTGGACTGCCACGCGTTCGAGTTCATGCAGCGCGCCCTGCAGGACCTACGGAAGACAGCCTACAGCCTGGACTCCAGG ACGGAGACTCTCCTGCTGCAGGCCGAGCGCCGGGCCCTGTGTGCCTGCTGGCCTTCCGGGCGCTGA